A section of the Marinoscillum sp. 108 genome encodes:
- the aceA gene encoding isocitrate lyase: protein MKTERIQKIQKDWDENPRWKNIHRPYTAEEVVNLQGSVPIEHSIARITAEKLWKKLNDKPFVAGLGALTGNQAVQEIAAGLEAIYLSGWQVAADANLAGAMYPDQSLYPADSVPSVVKRINNALLRRDQIENLNGDSSIDWLAPIVADAEAGFGGNLNAFELMKAMIEAGAAGVHFEDQLSSAKKCGHLGGKVLVPTQEAIDKLVAARLAADVMNTPTLLIARTDADAATLITSDIDKRDHRFLTGGRTNEGFFEVTNGVEAGIARGLAYAPYSDLLWMETSNPDLGLAREFAQAIKAEFPDQMLAYNCSPSFNWAAHLTKSEMFTFRENLAEMGYKFQFITLAGFHALNTSMFELSKAYKERGMAGYSELQEREFALLDSGFKAVKHQAFVGTGYFDAIQNTVQQGRASTVAMEGSTEVEQF, encoded by the coding sequence ATGAAAACCGAAAGAATCCAAAAAATCCAAAAAGACTGGGACGAGAACCCCAGGTGGAAAAACATCCATCGCCCATATACCGCGGAAGAAGTGGTCAACTTGCAGGGATCTGTCCCAATAGAGCATTCCATCGCCAGAATTACGGCCGAAAAACTATGGAAAAAGCTGAATGACAAACCCTTTGTGGCGGGGCTGGGTGCCCTCACCGGCAACCAGGCGGTACAGGAAATTGCCGCTGGCCTGGAAGCCATCTACCTCAGTGGGTGGCAGGTGGCTGCGGACGCTAACCTCGCCGGAGCCATGTACCCCGATCAGTCACTCTACCCGGCTGACTCTGTTCCCAGTGTGGTTAAGCGCATCAACAATGCCCTACTCCGAAGAGATCAGATCGAAAACCTGAATGGAGACAGCAGCATTGACTGGCTGGCGCCCATCGTTGCTGATGCAGAAGCCGGATTCGGAGGAAACCTGAACGCCTTTGAGCTGATGAAAGCCATGATAGAAGCCGGAGCTGCGGGTGTCCACTTCGAAGACCAACTGAGCTCAGCCAAGAAGTGTGGTCACCTGGGCGGAAAGGTACTGGTACCCACGCAGGAGGCCATTGACAAGCTGGTAGCAGCTCGCCTGGCCGCAGATGTGATGAACACACCAACGCTGTTGATTGCCAGGACGGATGCAGATGCCGCCACGCTTATCACTTCTGATATTGACAAGCGTGACCACCGGTTCCTGACAGGAGGTCGCACCAATGAGGGTTTCTTTGAAGTGACCAATGGAGTAGAAGCCGGAATCGCCAGGGGACTGGCTTACGCGCCCTACTCAGACCTCCTATGGATGGAAACATCCAACCCGGATTTGGGTCTGGCCAGAGAATTTGCGCAGGCCATCAAAGCGGAGTTTCCTGATCAGATGCTGGCTTACAATTGCTCACCATCGTTCAACTGGGCAGCACACCTGACTAAATCCGAGATGTTTACCTTCAGGGAAAACCTTGCAGAAATGGGATACAAGTTTCAGTTTATCACGCTGGCAGGATTCCACGCACTCAACACTTCCATGTTTGAGCTCTCCAAAGCTTACAAGGAGCGTGGTATGGCCGGGTATTCCGAGCTTCAGGAGCGGGAGTTTGCGCTGCTGGACTCAGGTTTCAAAGCTGTGAAACATCAGGCCTTTGTGGGTACGGGTTATTTTGACGCCATTCAGAATACCGTACAGCAAGGAAGGGCTTCCACCGTAGCCATGGAGGGAAGCACTGAAGTGGAGCAATTTTAA
- the aceB gene encoding malate synthase A: MITEAHIPETQTPLGIQIKGATPAPYMEILTPEALEFLQALHVRFNERRKKLLRDRVIRQEAFDAGVMPNFLPETQDIRESDWTVAPIPEDIWDRRVEITGPVDRKMVINALNSGAKVFMADFEDSNAPYWSTNMEGQINLRDAIRREIEFVNPNGKTYQLNKETATLFVRPRGWHLEEKHLQIDEQPASGALVDFGLYFFHNVRELIKRGSGPYFYLPKLESHLEARLWNEVFVFAQNYLGIPQGTIKATVLIETLPAAFELHEILHELQHHSAGLNCGRWDYIFSYIKKFRNNRHKILPNRDQVNMTVPFMKAYSDLVIQTCHKRGAHAMGGMAAQIPIKDDPEANTAALEKVRLDKLREVMNGHDGTWVAHPGLVSVAKEVFDRHMPWPNQFHNLRRDVDVTAKDLVQTPTGTITEEGIRTNINVGILYVESWLRGVGAAALYHLMEDAATAEISRSQLWQWIHRHCYTVSGVAITVDLYEKLKREELVKIKAMLGEETYHSGRFEEAIEIFDRLVKNDTLEEFLTINAYTYLN; this comes from the coding sequence ATGATCACAGAAGCACACATCCCGGAAACCCAAACACCCCTGGGAATCCAGATAAAAGGAGCCACACCGGCCCCTTACATGGAGATCCTCACTCCTGAGGCACTCGAGTTTTTACAGGCACTCCACGTGCGTTTCAATGAGCGACGCAAGAAGCTCCTTCGCGATAGGGTCATTCGTCAGGAAGCTTTTGATGCAGGGGTCATGCCCAATTTCCTACCTGAAACACAGGACATCAGAGAATCAGACTGGACAGTGGCACCCATCCCTGAAGACATCTGGGACCGACGTGTGGAGATCACCGGGCCGGTAGATCGTAAAATGGTCATCAATGCCCTGAACTCTGGTGCCAAGGTATTCATGGCAGACTTTGAGGATAGCAATGCGCCCTATTGGTCCACCAACATGGAAGGTCAGATCAATCTCCGGGACGCCATCCGCAGAGAGATTGAATTCGTAAACCCCAACGGGAAAACTTACCAGCTCAACAAAGAAACGGCCACCTTATTCGTGCGCCCCAGAGGCTGGCACCTTGAGGAAAAGCACCTCCAGATAGATGAGCAACCCGCTAGCGGAGCGCTGGTAGACTTTGGACTCTACTTTTTTCACAATGTACGTGAACTGATCAAAAGGGGATCTGGCCCATACTTCTATCTGCCTAAGCTGGAGAGCCACCTGGAAGCACGCCTTTGGAATGAAGTATTTGTGTTCGCACAAAACTATCTCGGCATTCCTCAGGGCACCATCAAAGCCACGGTATTGATAGAAACGCTCCCTGCAGCCTTTGAACTTCATGAAATCCTGCACGAATTGCAGCATCATTCTGCCGGATTGAATTGTGGTCGTTGGGATTACATTTTTTCCTACATCAAAAAATTCAGAAACAATCGTCATAAAATTTTGCCGAACAGAGATCAGGTCAATATGACGGTGCCTTTTATGAAAGCCTATTCTGACCTGGTGATCCAGACCTGCCACAAGCGCGGGGCCCATGCCATGGGCGGAATGGCCGCACAGATTCCGATCAAAGACGATCCGGAAGCCAATACTGCCGCCCTGGAAAAAGTACGCCTGGACAAACTCAGGGAAGTCATGAACGGACATGATGGCACCTGGGTGGCCCATCCAGGGCTGGTGTCAGTGGCTAAAGAGGTCTTTGACCGGCACATGCCCTGGCCCAATCAGTTTCACAACCTGCGTCGCGATGTGGATGTGACTGCTAAGGACCTGGTGCAAACCCCCACCGGTACCATCACCGAGGAGGGAATACGCACCAACATCAACGTGGGAATTCTCTACGTGGAAAGCTGGCTCAGGGGAGTCGGTGCAGCAGCGCTATACCACCTGATGGAGGATGCCGCCACGGCGGAGATTTCACGCTCCCAGCTCTGGCAGTGGATTCACCGCCACTGCTATACCGTGAGTGGAGTAGCCATCACTGTGGATCTGTATGAAAAACTCAAGCGAGAAGAATTGGTGAAGATAAAAGCCATGCTGGGAGAAGAAACTTATCACTCCGGCCGATTTGAAGAAGCCATAGAGATCTTCGATCGCCTCGTGAAGAATGACACCCTTGAAGAATTTTTAACTATTAACGCCTATACCTATTTAAACTAA
- a CDS encoding helix-turn-helix domain-containing protein, with amino-acid sequence MPKEIFEFKLIFGLKLKEIRNEKGISYQELREKTGLSLSYLSEIENGKKYPKGDKIMILAKALGVSYDELVSLKVPRKLEPIVNLIQSDFFKAFPLEQFGLNPQKLVEIISYDPEKINAFVNTVLQVSRNFELKQESFYYAALRSYQELHQNYFADLEEAVEELHLEFPELKEIPFNEKLLTGILLEIGVRTGMDELQKYPSLRNVRSLYDEKQRLLHINRGLNSGQMNFLLGREIAFQWTKVKNRPMSTPPYGDHTFEEILNNYRASYFSAALMMPQEEVVRDIRAVGDMKVWDPKVLLGFLDKYDVTPEMIMQRLTNILPAVFGYENLFFLRFVGKGPDYFTLTKELHLTRLHNPHGNELNEHYCRRWISLDVIRDLYKARESDPDIKYLAGIQRSFYHGTTNEYLCLSIAFPNVSNPEEAVSVTIGFLVDGALERRIKFLRDPNIVRREVNTTCERCPIMDCKERAVEPYVHAAKTEEHLIQEDISTLLGIEK; translated from the coding sequence ATGCCCAAAGAGATATTTGAATTCAAGCTCATTTTCGGTCTCAAACTCAAGGAAATCCGAAATGAAAAAGGGATATCCTATCAGGAACTGCGTGAGAAGACCGGCCTGTCACTGTCTTACCTGAGTGAGATTGAAAATGGAAAGAAATACCCCAAAGGAGATAAAATCATGATTCTGGCTAAAGCCCTCGGGGTGAGCTATGATGAGTTGGTATCACTGAAGGTGCCGAGGAAACTCGAACCCATAGTGAACCTGATCCAGTCTGATTTTTTTAAGGCCTTCCCGCTGGAGCAGTTTGGCTTGAATCCTCAGAAGCTGGTTGAGATCATTTCTTATGATCCGGAGAAAATCAATGCTTTCGTCAATACTGTGCTTCAGGTGTCACGCAATTTTGAGCTGAAGCAAGAAAGTTTCTATTATGCAGCCCTCCGATCCTATCAGGAGCTGCATCAGAATTACTTTGCCGATTTGGAAGAGGCCGTAGAGGAGCTTCATTTGGAATTTCCGGAGCTCAAGGAGATTCCTTTCAATGAAAAGCTGCTAACGGGTATTTTACTGGAAATAGGTGTTCGCACGGGGATGGATGAACTCCAGAAATACCCTTCCTTGCGTAACGTGCGCTCTCTATATGATGAAAAACAACGCCTGCTACATATCAACCGGGGGCTCAACTCCGGTCAGATGAATTTTCTTCTGGGTCGTGAAATTGCCTTTCAGTGGACTAAGGTAAAGAACAGGCCAATGAGCACACCACCTTATGGTGACCATACGTTTGAGGAGATTCTTAACAATTACAGGGCTTCCTATTTTTCAGCGGCACTCATGATGCCACAGGAGGAGGTCGTAAGGGACATCAGGGCGGTGGGCGATATGAAAGTATGGGATCCGAAGGTGCTACTGGGTTTTTTGGATAAGTACGATGTGACCCCCGAGATGATTATGCAGCGCCTCACCAATATCCTTCCTGCGGTGTTTGGCTATGAGAATTTGTTCTTCCTGCGATTTGTGGGGAAAGGACCGGATTATTTTACTTTGACCAAAGAGCTGCACCTCACGCGCCTTCATAACCCGCATGGCAATGAGCTGAACGAACATTATTGTCGACGATGGATTTCATTGGATGTTATTCGGGATCTATATAAAGCACGAGAATCTGATCCGGACATCAAATACCTGGCGGGTATTCAGCGATCATTTTACCATGGCACCACCAATGAATACCTGTGCCTGTCCATCGCGTTCCCCAATGTGTCTAACCCTGAGGAGGCTGTAAGTGTGACCATTGGTTTTCTGGTGGATGGCGCCCTCGAGCGAAGAATTAAGTTTTTGAGGGATCCCAACATCGTGAGGCGTGAAGTCAATACAACGTGTGAGCGCTGTCCCATCATGGACTGTAAGGAGCGTGCGGTGGAGCCTTATGTACATGCTGCCAAAACGGAAGAGCACTTGATTCAGGAGGACATTTCTACGCTACTGGGGATAGAGAAATAA
- a CDS encoding ribonucleoside-diphosphate reductase subunit alpha: protein MLVIKRDGRRESVKFDKITARIEKLCDGLNSDFVKPVEIAKKVIDGLYDGVTTIELDNLAAEIAATMTTRHPDFAKLAARISISNLHKVTEESFSNTMKRLYTYVNPKTDENAALVSTEVYGIIRANAKRLDEAVDYTRDYNYDFFGYKTLERSYLIKLDGKIVERPQHMLMRVSVGIHMDDIDAAIETYNLMSEKWFTHATPTLFNAGTPKPQLSSCFLLTMQDDSIDGIYDTLKQCAKISQSAGGIGLSIHNVRATGAYIKGTNGTSNGIVPMLRNFDMTARYVDQGGGKRKGSFAIYLEPWHADIFDFLELKKNHGKEELRARDLFYALWIPDLFMKRVEENGEWSLFSPDEAPNLYESYGDEFEKLYEKYEKEGRARRTIKAQELWFEILESQIETGTPYILYKDAANKKSNQKNLGTIRSSNLCTEIMEYTSKDEVAVCNLASIALNKFVNEKGEFDHQKLYEITKVATRNLNKVIDVNYYPVPEAKTSNMRHRPIGIGVQGLADAFMLMKLPFDSPESRKLNKEIFETIYYAAMETSMELAQKEGPYETFKGSPVSKGIFQFDMWGITPDSGRWDWYDLKQKVRKHGVRNSLLLAPMPTASTSQILGNNECFEPYTSNIYTRRTLSGEFIVVNKHLMTDLINLGLWDDRMKNRIMTANGSVQGIPEIPEDIRERYKTVWEISQKSIIDMSADRGAFICQSQSLNIHLLDANFGKMTSMHFYAWKKGLKTGMYYLRTKAATDAIKFTLEKEGAAQPEGKSKPAADPDADKTQNQAAMQCSLDDPEGCEMCGS from the coding sequence ATGTTAGTAATCAAGAGAGACGGAAGACGTGAATCCGTAAAATTTGACAAAATAACCGCCAGAATTGAAAAACTCTGTGATGGTTTAAACTCGGACTTTGTAAAACCAGTGGAGATCGCCAAGAAGGTGATTGATGGTCTGTATGATGGAGTGACCACCATTGAGTTGGACAACTTGGCTGCCGAGATCGCTGCCACGATGACCACCCGTCATCCGGATTTTGCGAAGCTTGCCGCTCGCATATCTATATCTAACCTTCATAAGGTGACTGAAGAGTCTTTTTCGAACACCATGAAAAGACTGTATACTTATGTTAATCCTAAAACTGATGAAAATGCAGCTTTGGTGTCTACCGAAGTATATGGCATCATCAGGGCCAATGCCAAGCGATTGGATGAAGCAGTGGATTATACCAGGGATTACAACTATGATTTCTTTGGGTACAAAACCCTCGAAAGATCATACCTGATCAAATTGGATGGAAAAATTGTAGAAAGACCTCAGCACATGCTGATGCGGGTTTCTGTGGGTATTCACATGGATGATATCGACGCAGCGATAGAAACCTACAACCTCATGTCTGAAAAGTGGTTTACACACGCCACACCTACGCTCTTCAATGCGGGGACTCCCAAGCCACAGCTTTCCTCATGCTTCCTGCTCACCATGCAGGATGACAGCATCGATGGTATCTACGATACCCTTAAGCAGTGCGCTAAAATCTCACAATCAGCTGGTGGTATAGGTCTCAGTATTCACAACGTAAGGGCTACAGGCGCTTACATCAAAGGCACCAACGGTACCTCTAATGGTATAGTGCCTATGCTCAGAAACTTCGACATGACTGCCAGGTATGTGGATCAGGGAGGCGGGAAGCGCAAAGGAAGCTTTGCCATCTACCTGGAGCCCTGGCATGCAGACATCTTTGACTTCCTGGAACTGAAGAAAAACCACGGAAAAGAAGAATTGCGCGCAAGAGACCTTTTCTATGCACTTTGGATTCCTGATCTTTTCATGAAACGTGTGGAAGAAAATGGCGAATGGTCACTCTTTAGCCCGGATGAAGCACCCAACCTGTATGAATCATACGGAGATGAATTTGAAAAACTTTACGAAAAATACGAGAAGGAAGGCAGAGCCAGAAGAACCATCAAAGCGCAGGAGCTTTGGTTCGAAATCCTGGAATCTCAGATAGAAACTGGCACACCTTACATCCTTTACAAAGACGCAGCCAATAAAAAATCAAACCAAAAGAATCTTGGCACCATTCGGTCGAGCAACCTTTGTACTGAAATCATGGAGTACACCTCCAAAGATGAAGTAGCGGTGTGCAACCTGGCTTCCATTGCTTTGAACAAGTTCGTCAATGAGAAAGGTGAGTTTGATCACCAAAAACTCTATGAAATCACCAAAGTAGCTACGCGCAACCTGAACAAGGTGATCGATGTAAACTACTACCCGGTACCGGAGGCCAAAACCTCCAACATGAGACACAGACCTATAGGGATCGGTGTGCAGGGATTAGCTGATGCGTTCATGTTGATGAAGCTTCCATTTGACTCCCCTGAGTCCAGAAAACTCAACAAAGAGATCTTCGAGACCATCTACTATGCTGCTATGGAGACTTCCATGGAGCTGGCTCAGAAAGAAGGTCCGTACGAAACCTTCAAAGGATCACCAGTATCCAAGGGCATCTTCCAGTTTGACATGTGGGGCATTACTCCCGACTCAGGCAGATGGGACTGGTATGACCTGAAGCAAAAAGTAAGAAAGCACGGCGTGAGAAACTCACTGCTTTTGGCACCTATGCCTACAGCTTCTACTTCACAAATCCTTGGAAACAATGAGTGCTTCGAGCCTTACACCTCCAACATCTACACCAGAAGAACCTTGTCTGGTGAGTTTATCGTGGTGAACAAACACCTGATGACTGACCTGATCAACCTGGGCTTGTGGGATGATAGAATGAAAAACCGCATCATGACGGCCAATGGATCTGTACAGGGCATTCCTGAGATTCCTGAAGACATCAGAGAGCGTTACAAAACCGTTTGGGAGATTTCTCAGAAGTCCATCATCGATATGTCAGCAGATAGAGGTGCTTTCATCTGTCAGAGCCAGAGCCTGAACATCCACTTGCTGGATGCCAACTTCGGTAAGATGACCTCTATGCACTTCTATGCCTGGAAGAAAGGTTTGAAAACGGGTATGTATTATCTGAGAACCAAGGCTGCCACAGATGCCATCAAGTTTACGCTGGAAAAAGAAGGCGCAGCTCAGCCCGAAGGAAAATCAAAGCCTGCGGCAGACCCTGACGCTGATAAAACTCAAAATCAGGCAGCCATGCAGTGCTCCCTCGATGATCCGGAAGGATGCGAGATGTGCGGAAGTTAA
- a CDS encoding ribonucleoside-diphosphate reductase small subunit, whose amino-acid sequence MSQAVEPLLKENPNRFVLFPIQHNDIWQFYKRAEASFWTAEEIDLSQDPKDWASLNDGERHFIKHVLAFFAASDGIVNENLAEHMVSDVQYTEAKFFYGFQIAIENIHSETYSLLIDTYVKDPKEKDSLFHAIDTMDCVKKKADWALRWIDKGNFQERLIAFAAVEGIFFSGSFCSIFWLKKRGLMPGLTFSNELISRDEGLHCDFACLLYNNHIKHKLPKETVTAIIEDAVIIEKEFVTDALPVKLIGMNADLMCQYIEFVADRLLMELGCSKVYNSTNPFDFMDMISLQGKTNFFEKRVGEYQKAGVMDSGTGNNDDKAKFSLDEDF is encoded by the coding sequence ATGAGCCAAGCAGTAGAACCATTACTTAAAGAAAACCCTAATCGCTTCGTCTTATTCCCCATACAGCACAATGATATATGGCAATTTTATAAACGAGCCGAAGCAAGTTTCTGGACTGCAGAGGAAATCGACCTGAGCCAGGATCCTAAAGATTGGGCTTCTCTCAATGATGGTGAAAGGCATTTCATTAAACATGTACTGGCATTCTTTGCAGCCAGCGATGGCATCGTCAACGAAAACCTTGCCGAGCACATGGTGTCTGACGTGCAGTACACAGAAGCCAAGTTCTTCTACGGCTTTCAGATAGCCATCGAAAACATCCACTCAGAAACCTATTCCTTATTAATAGATACCTACGTAAAAGACCCTAAAGAAAAAGACTCACTTTTCCACGCCATAGATACGATGGACTGTGTGAAGAAAAAAGCAGACTGGGCCCTACGCTGGATCGATAAAGGAAACTTTCAGGAAAGACTGATCGCATTTGCCGCCGTGGAGGGCATCTTCTTCTCCGGTAGTTTCTGTTCCATCTTCTGGTTAAAGAAGCGAGGCCTCATGCCCGGACTCACTTTTTCAAATGAGCTGATCTCAAGAGACGAAGGTCTTCATTGCGATTTTGCTTGTCTGCTGTATAATAATCACATCAAACACAAGTTACCTAAGGAGACAGTCACAGCCATTATAGAAGATGCTGTGATCATAGAAAAGGAATTTGTAACCGACGCACTTCCCGTGAAACTGATCGGGATGAATGCTGACCTCATGTGTCAGTATATAGAGTTTGTCGCAGACAGACTTTTGATGGAGCTCGGTTGCTCCAAAGTGTACAACTCCACCAATCCATTTGATTTTATGGATATGATCTCCCTTCAGGGTAAAACCAATTTCTTTGAGAAAAGAGTAGGTGAATACCAGAAAGCCGGAGTAATGGACAGTGGCACTGGCAACAACGACGATAAAGCCAAATTCAGTTTAGACGAAGACTTTTAA
- the rplU gene encoding 50S ribosomal protein L21: protein MYAIVDIAGKQFKVEKDNFVYAPLLEGEEGTKVDFDQVLLVDNDGKVKVGAPTVKGAKVSGTILGHVKGDKVIVFKKKRRKGYQKKNGHRQNFSKVLIEDIKG from the coding sequence ATGTACGCAATAGTAGACATAGCCGGAAAACAATTCAAAGTTGAGAAAGACAACTTTGTGTACGCACCGTTACTTGAAGGAGAAGAAGGAACTAAGGTTGACTTTGATCAAGTGCTGTTGGTAGACAATGACGGTAAAGTAAAAGTAGGAGCCCCTACAGTAAAAGGTGCCAAAGTATCCGGTACTATCCTGGGACACGTGAAAGGCGATAAAGTAATCGTATTCAAGAAAAAGAGAAGAAAGGGATACCAGAAGAAAAATGGTCATCGTCAGAATTTCTCTAAAGTATTAATAGAAGATATTAAAGGTTAA
- the rpmA gene encoding 50S ribosomal protein L27, giving the protein MAHKKGVGSSKNGRESESKRLGVKIYGGQKAIAGNILVRQRGTKHHPGENVGIGRDHTLFALIDGTVRFRKGRQDRSYVHVDPAAAAE; this is encoded by the coding sequence ATGGCACACAAGAAAGGTGTAGGTAGTTCGAAAAACGGAAGAGAGTCAGAAAGTAAACGACTTGGTGTAAAAATATACGGTGGCCAGAAAGCAATCGCAGGGAATATCCTTGTGCGCCAGAGAGGCACTAAGCATCACCCAGGTGAAAACGTGGGCATCGGTAGAGACCATACTTTGTTTGCGCTGATCGATGGTACTGTGAGATTCCGTAAAGGAAGACAGGACAGATCTTACGTTCATGTAGACCCGGCTGCAGCAGCTGAGTAA
- a CDS encoding NUMOD4 domain-containing protein, with the protein MANQTDEIWNPIDGFSNYEISNKGKIRSKTRKTWHKGSKTNMTIKGKLMKQRWNKMCKCYFLDLIDDEKRRRTVYPHKEVAKAFLENNDPETLNMIIHEDNNPRNNKADNLKWVSASDHMKWQFEVGNKDNFKVWKTRKKRYKNGFKPDTVLPGRPKKAKEEKELVAG; encoded by the coding sequence ATGGCAAACCAAACAGACGAAATCTGGAATCCTATTGATGGTTTCAGTAATTATGAGATTTCTAATAAGGGAAAGATTAGAAGCAAGACACGCAAAACCTGGCACAAGGGGAGCAAAACCAACATGACCATCAAAGGCAAATTGATGAAACAACGTTGGAACAAAATGTGCAAATGTTACTTCCTGGATTTGATCGATGACGAAAAGAGAAGACGTACAGTCTATCCGCACAAAGAAGTAGCCAAGGCATTTTTGGAAAACAACGATCCGGAAACACTCAACATGATCATCCATGAGGACAACAACCCTCGTAACAACAAGGCTGATAACCTGAAATGGGTGAGTGCTTCAGATCATATGAAATGGCAGTTTGAAGTGGGCAACAAAGACAACTTCAAAGTATGGAAAACCAGAAAGAAAAGATACAAAAACGGATTCAAGCCCGACACTGTATTGCCTGGCAGACCTAAGAAGGCCAAAGAGGAAAAAGAACTCGTTGCCGGTTAA
- a CDS encoding sterol desaturase family protein, protein MNYFIHTALVVGTFLLMEAVAWATHKYVMHGPLWSWHRSHHKKHPHALERNDLFALVFSAPSILLIVAGFELPEWAFLKYVGFGIMGYGLFYFVFHDIIVHRRIDIPYKAKNKYMKRIMKAHYVHHETHTKEDAEAFGFLYAPKKYEAKEDQTIRRKK, encoded by the coding sequence ATGAATTATTTCATCCATACTGCCCTGGTTGTCGGTACTTTTCTCCTGATGGAAGCTGTGGCCTGGGCCACTCACAAGTATGTGATGCATGGGCCACTCTGGAGCTGGCACCGATCACATCACAAAAAACATCCCCATGCATTGGAAAGGAATGATCTTTTTGCATTGGTCTTTAGTGCCCCTTCCATACTCCTTATTGTGGCAGGCTTTGAGCTCCCTGAGTGGGCATTTTTAAAGTATGTGGGGTTTGGCATCATGGGTTATGGCCTGTTCTATTTTGTTTTTCATGATATCATTGTACACCGCCGCATCGATATCCCATACAAAGCCAAAAACAAGTATATGAAGCGAATCATGAAGGCTCACTACGTGCATCACGAAACCCACACCAAAGAGGACGCTGAGGCCTTTGGGTTCCTGTACGCGCCAAAAAAATATGAAGCAAAAGAGGATCAAACCATTAGAAGAAAAAAATAG
- a CDS encoding 4-hydroxy-3-methylbut-2-enyl diphosphate reductase — MLSLKVQIDQNSGFCFGVVYAIEMAEDMLEAEGHLYCLGDIVHNDEEVKRLEAKGLKIISHDDLLSLRDANVLIRAHGEPPSTYQLAIENNLTLIDASCPVVLKLQNRIKNSFDKKDKIYIYGKHGHAEVIGLLGQTNNEAVVFQSLDELDLDTLPKSITLYSQTTKSTDAFYEIKAKLEAAGITLNTHDTICRQVSNRDKELRAFAQQYDHIIFVSGTKSSNGKVLYNICKENNPRTYFISNKTELQKEWFTEHSSIGICGATSTPMWLMEDVRDELNTY; from the coding sequence ATGTTAAGCCTAAAGGTACAAATAGATCAAAATTCGGGATTCTGCTTCGGAGTGGTTTATGCCATAGAGATGGCCGAAGACATGCTGGAAGCAGAGGGTCACCTGTATTGCCTTGGGGACATTGTGCACAATGATGAAGAAGTGAAACGACTGGAAGCCAAAGGCCTGAAAATCATTAGCCATGATGACCTTCTGAGTCTGCGTGACGCCAATGTGCTGATCAGAGCCCATGGGGAGCCGCCCAGCACCTACCAACTGGCCATTGAGAATAACCTGACCCTGATCGACGCCTCCTGCCCCGTAGTACTGAAGCTTCAAAACAGGATCAAGAACTCCTTTGACAAAAAAGACAAGATCTACATCTACGGAAAGCATGGCCATGCGGAGGTGATCGGACTCCTTGGGCAAACCAACAACGAGGCGGTGGTTTTTCAGAGTCTCGATGAACTGGATCTGGACACATTACCAAAATCGATCACACTCTATAGCCAGACCACCAAAAGCACAGACGCATTCTACGAAATCAAAGCAAAACTAGAGGCGGCAGGGATAACACTCAACACCCACGACACCATCTGCAGGCAGGTGTCCAACCGGGACAAAGAACTTCGGGCCTTTGCTCAGCAATATGATCACATCATATTTGTATCCGGCACCAAATCCTCCAATGGAAAAGTGCTGTACAATATCTGCAAGGAAAACAACCCACGGACCTATTTCATCAGCAACAAAACTGAACTACAAAAAGAATGGTTTACAGAGCACAGCAGCATTGGTATTTGTGGAGCCACCTCCACGCCCATGTGGCTGATGGAAGATGTTCGTGATGAGCTAAATACTTATTAG